Proteins encoded within one genomic window of Triticum aestivum cultivar Chinese Spring chromosome 2D, IWGSC CS RefSeq v2.1, whole genome shotgun sequence:
- the LOC123050833 gene encoding RHOMBOID-like protein 10, chloroplastic, producing MATPMRLLLQLHYFRRPPHAAHLLRRSSPAMRHLHVASPRAAGNSSIRWFGRSHAHPPSSSPPPLPHNRIHRALANTLACTSAAALLAGSGNGNDDTSDDQELPHDHGGDREKRRWTDVLIAVCIMVHGVDVATKGRLDVWGTKDNALIRKGEIWRLLTSSFLHGGIIHIGLNMFSLDDIGPLVEEAIGPARFLAIYCTSTLAGSLMSYLFTPKPSVGASDAICGLISAHAVYMSRHRGHLEKAQENLEEIAFVIFMNLCIGLLLRRIIDNWAHLGGLLGGAAMGWFVGPNWSGGPVYVAEDGAIVFQDRAPLAQLIKGTRRLTKWNDACNEQPDT from the exons ATGGCGACGCCGATGCGGCTGCTGCTCCAGCTTCACTACTTCAGACGGCCTCCTCATGCCGCCCATCTCCTCCGCCGCTCGTCGCCG GCCATGCGGCACCTTCACGTCGCCTCGCCGCGGGCAGCAGGCAACAGCAGCATCCGGTGGTTCGGACGATCACATGCCCatccgccgtcgtcgtcgccgccgccactgccccacaACCGCATCCACAGGGCGTTAGCGAATACCTTGGCCTGCACTTCTGCTGCTGCCCTCCTTGCCGGGAGCGGGAACGGGAACGACGACACATCAGATGACCAAGAGCTACCACACGACCATGGAGGTGACAGGGAGAAGAGGCGGTGGACCGATGTTCTCATCGCTGTTTGCATCAT GGTTCATGGTGTGGATGTCGCAACAAAAGGAAGGCTTGATGTGTGGGGAACTAAG GACAACGCCCTAATCAGAAAAGGGGAAATATGGCGTCTGCTCACATCATCTTTTCTACACGGGGGTATTATCCACATCGGA TTAAATATGTTCTCTTTGGATGATATCGGGCCTCTGGTGGAAGAGGCTATTGGCCCTGCAAGATTTCTAGCTATTTATTGCACTTCAACACTGGCAG GTTCACTGATGAGTTATTTGTTTACTCCCAAACCCTCTGTTGGTGCCTCCGATGCAATATGTGGATTG ATTAGCGCGCACGCTGTTTATATGTCGAGGCATCGAGGGCATTTGGAAAAGGCACAAGAAAATCTAGAGGAAATCGCATTTGTGATTTTCATGAACCTG TGCATTGGCCTCCTCTTACGGCGCATCATTGACAACTGGGCTCAT CTAGGAGGCTTGCTTGGGGGAGCGGCCATGGGATGGTTTGTCGGACCAAATTGGAGCGGCGGACCAGTGTATGTTGCAGAGGATGGAGCAATTGTGTTCCAAGATAGGGCGCCTCTTGCTCAGCTAATCAAGGGTACTAGAAGGCTAACCAAATGGAATGATGCATGTAACGAACAACCTGACACCTAA
- the LOC123050832 gene encoding RHOMBOID-like protein 10, chloroplastic, translating into MATRLLLRLRSISQPLPPAHIPVSCSSAAQLGNCVLHCSPPGMRELHVLPRAVPNNSRWFGGGSRWHSSSSKPPRPRRILTNVLFAASFSAAGLLIDDTSSEDKQKSPPMGPIDTGSNKKKTHKRDCTNALLAINVMVYVMDVAARGRLSLCGAMVNEMVKKGQIWRLVTPCFLHGGLIHLGVNNLALHDIGPMVEEVTGPARFLTIYFTSALAGSFMSYCAGIGSSVGASTAICGLIGAQAVYMWRHRNHLEKTNVTLGRIAFDVVINAGVGLYVMKRIDNWGHLGGLLAGVAVECFVGPHWKKLGVAEDRTKVIQDRAPLARLTNGGIRPQKTVFTETEEGLFAK; encoded by the exons ATGGCGACGCGGCTGCTGCTCCGACTCCGCTCCATCAGCCAGCCTCTTCCTCCGGCACATATTCCCGTCTCCTGCTCTTCGGCTGCCCAACTCGGAAATTGTGTCCTTCACTGCTCGCCGCCG GGCATGCGGGAACTTCATGTCTTGCCAAGAGCAGTACCCAACAACAGTCGGTGGTTTGGAGGAGGATCACGTTGGCATTCTTCGTCGTCCAAGCCACCCCGCCCTCGCCGCATCCTCACGAATGTGCTCTTTGCTGCGTCCTTCTCCGCTGCCGGCCTTCTCATCGATGACACATCATCGGAGGATAAGCAGAAATCGCCGCCCATGGGCCCAATTGATACTGGAAGCAACAAGAAGAAGACTCACAAGAGGGACTGCACCAACGCTCTTCTCGCCATCAATGTCAT GGTTTACGTCATGGATGTAGCAGCAAGAGGGAGGCTTTCTCTGTGCGGAGCTATG GTCAACGAGATGGTCAAGAAAGGGCAGATCTGGCGTTTGGTGACACCATGTTTCCTTCATGGTGGTCTTATTCATCTTGGG GTAAATAATCTCGCTTTGCATGATATTGGGCCTATGGTGGAAGAGGTCACTGGCCCTGCAAGATTTCTAACTATTTATTTCACTTCGGCATTGGCAG GTTCATTCATGAGTTACTGTGCTGGCATCGGATCTTCTGTTGGTGCGTCCACTGCTATTTGTGGATTG ATTGGTGCACAAGCTGTTTATATGTGGAGGCACCGAAACCATTTGGAGAAAACAAATGTAACTTTAGGGCGAATTGCATTTGATGTTGTAATCAATGCG GGCGTTGGCCTCTACGTAATGAAACGCATAGACAACTGGGGTCAT TTAGGAGGCTTGCTTGCGGGAGTGGCTGTTGAATGTTTTGTCGGTCCACATTGGAAGAAGCTAGGTGTTGCAGAGGATAGAACGAAGGTGATCCAAGACAGGGCACCTCTTGCTCGGCTAACCAATGGTGGTATAAGACCACAAAAAACAGTCTTTACTGAGACAGAAGAAGGGTTGTTCGCAAAGTGA